From Apium graveolens cultivar Ventura chromosome 9, ASM990537v1, whole genome shotgun sequence, the proteins below share one genomic window:
- the LOC141685592 gene encoding uncharacterized protein LOC141685592, which yields MDKSWISKDRDSLEFEIGVEEFLIFAEENCKDPKRIPCPCGRCVNFKKFSTKIIRGHIYDHGFSLGYVDWIWHEEKSTRSTRSSIGSTRPASDQPIEHFVASETVEVCEAAFNSGNYDKDSYDFQRFVVDAEQPLFEGSECTKLESMLKLHNWKARFGISDTAFTELLSSVGSILPKDNVLPPNTYEAKKTLSDLGLVYIKIHSCPNDGILYRGIHSDVSQCPHCKLSRWKVQKNGQLRVNVPAKVMWYFPIIPRFKRLFKSPSTAELMTWHANQRINDDKMRHPADSPSWRNIDYRWPAFGSESRNIRLALSADGINPHTNGLVNRYTCWPVVLVTYNLPPWLCMKRKFMMLSVLVPGPHELGNNIDVYLQPLIDDLKKLWEEGEPNVYDAYSKSYFTLKAILLWTINDFPAYGNLPGCVNKGYKSCPICGDDTVAKYLSHSRKMCFQGHCRYLPR from the coding sequence ATGGATAAGTCGTGGATATCGAAAGATAGGGATTCTTTAGAATTTGAAATTGGCGTCGAAGAATTCTTGATTTTCGCTGAAGAAAATTGTAAAGATCCTAAAAGAATTCCTTGTCCATGTGGTCGATGtgtgaattttaaaaaattctcaaCCAAAATCATAAGGGGACATATCTACGATCATGGTTTTAGTTTGGGGTATgttgattggatttggcatgaaGAAAAATCTACTAGGAGTACTAGGTCTTCAATAGGTAGTACACGTCCTGCTTCAGACCAACCTATAGAGCACTTTGTTGCATCAGAAActgttgaagtttgtgaagcggCTTTTAATTCGGGTAATTACGATAAGGATTCATATGATTTTCAGAGGTTTGTTGTTGATGCGGAACAACCGTTGTTTGAGGGCAGCGAGTGCACAAAGTTAGAGTCAATGTTAAAATTGCACAACTGGAAAGCTAGGTTTGGTATTAGCGACACTGCCTTTACTGAGCTGCTCTCTTCAGTTGGCTCGATCCTTCCCAAAGATAATGTGTTGCCTCCTAACACATATGAAGCGAAGAAAACTTTATCCGATTTAGGTCTAGTGTATATAAAAATTCATTCGTGTCCCAATGATGGTATACTGTATAGGGGCATACATTCTGATGTTTCTCAGTGTCCTCATTGCAAGCTGTCACGTTGGAAAGTACAGAAGAATGGCCAACTTAGGGTCAATGTTCCAGCCAAGGTCATGTGGTATTTTCCTATAATTCCAAGATTTAAACGATTATTTAAATCTCCCTCTACTGCTGAACTCATGACTTGGCATGCAAATCAGCGAATAAATGATGACAAGATGCGACATCCGGCCGACTCTCCTTCTTGGAGGAATATCGATTACCGGTGGCCTGCCTTTGGTAGTGAATCTAGGAATATTAGGTTGGCTTTATCAGCGGATGGTATCAACCCGCATACTAATGGGTTAGTCAATCGATATACATGCTGGCCAGTAGTGTTGGTAACGTACAATCTTCCTCCGTGGTTATGCATGAAAAGGAAGTTCATGATGTTGTCAGTTTTAGTTCCTGGTCCACATGAGCTGGGAAATAACATCGACGTTTATTTACAACCGTTGATTGATGATCTGAAAAAACTTTGGGAAGAAGGTGAACCAAACGTTTATGACGCCTATAGTAAATCATATTTCACTCTAAAAGCAATTTTATTGTGGACTATAAATGATTTTCCAGCATATGGAAACTTGCCAGGCTGCGTGAATAAGGGTTATAAGAGTTGTCCAATTTGTGGTGACGATACTGTGGCTAAATATTTAAGTCACAGTAGGAAGATGTGCTTCCAAGGTCATTGCCGTTATTTGCCTAGGTAG